A window of Macrotis lagotis isolate mMagLag1 chromosome 1, bilby.v1.9.chrom.fasta, whole genome shotgun sequence genomic DNA:
atattacactgaaacaaaaaaatcaaaaacaaaaggaagagattacagtggggggggggggggggagaacaggTGATTTCATGCACAGCCAAagcttcttttcctttatttcaaacTCTTGTTTACTTCAACATCAAAAGAGACCACTAAGCCAGAAGTAGTGAAAATCAGGAGTCAGAACTAaattcttctaaattaaaggactAGTGTCTTCCTTCTGGGATATAAGCAAGTCAGAAAGATGGCATTGGAACAGGGTTTACATGTTGTAGTATggacttatttattttatatcacatTGAGAGAAGAGAGCTTCCTAGTGGTTCTAAAAGCTAAATTTGATGAAATTGGCTTGGACCTTACCTCCTCTCTGAGCTCTTTCATCCTCTCCTCAAAATCATagtccttttgtttttcttccatcttcttcttGTTTACTTCAAAGCGTTTCTTCACCTGATCCAAGGTTGAACGTTCCACACGCATTGACATGCCTAGATTCCGCTGATCTGAGGGGAAGAAATACGGAACCATTATTCTTCCTTCCAGCTCCTTATCTCCATATTCTCCTTCACATCCCTACCCTTACCCCCATCACTTAAAGAAGGACCTTAAGAgtatagatttagacctggaagagacattagaaaaCATCTAGGCAAATTGCAAATTCTCAttctacaaataagaaaaatgatgttcagaaaaatgaagttatttaccCAGTGTCATTCAGCTAGTTAAGTAGAAGGGCTAAGATTAAAAACTAAGTCTCCTGTCACTATATCAAGTACTCTTGACATGTCAATAAACCCTTTCCAAGATGCCTCTCCACAACCTATATGGTTTCAGGAAAGAAGAGCCAATTCTGCTGAGGACAGCTCCAGGATCTCTTCTGTCCCTGCACTTAGCAtactaaaaaaataagatgaatgaGGCTTTTTGTGGGCAATGAAAGTGGATGGTTAGGAAAATATACTAATTAGATTATAGAACAAAAGAGTATGTTGTACCTCATGAGGTCCATAAACATCTACTGATGAGGAGAAAGGAACTCCCTGTGTAAAGGCAAGAAAAGCATCTACTCTGAGCCTCCAGCAAACGCTGTGGGGATCCCCAAAACCcattccaatttcctcatttcttacgtTTCTTGCCATTGATGTGATCCAAGAAGTTGATAGAGTCTTTCACTACACAGTCACAGACATTGCAGTAATACCTAAACAGACAGAGAAGTACTTATTAACTGAGATGCCTAAGAACATGTCCCTTAATTTAATGACAATTTGAAATCAATGCTTCCCAACCTTTTATTTTCTAGACTTTCAGAGATCACCGGGAAGAGCTGAAGATAGAAGCTCCCAAATAAAATGGACAGGAGGGTATAGCTACCATCTGTGACCAATTCTGACAAAAATACTAGCAAGCCCCAGAGAGGTACGGAGATAGGTCTGGCTGGTGTTTGTCAGTCAGTCTTTAAAAACTGTTGGATCAGTCCCTATCTCCTGCTTAATTCTGCAGTTATAGACTAAagagaagaactttaaaaatgggTCCTTTCAATGTGACAAAGCTTCACTTCCAGGCCTGAGTCTCCAAAGCTCTAAGGAGTTAGTATCAATCATGACCCCTAGGGTTTCCAGCACATTTCCAATACTATCActaaaaaacaacacaaaacaacaacaacaacaaaaaaaaaacccaactatttCAACAGTCTTCAACTTAGCTGACTGTCAACCAATACATAAGTGTATCAATATGTTAAAGTTTATTATAGGAAATTCTCCCTAGAGTCAACTGCAGTTATCCTATAGGTGCTTACTACTGACCACTCATAAATCCTGACCTTTTTGGTAAAAATAAAAGGCTACTCACCCTCCCATTTCAGACTGTGGGGTGGTCTTGGTAATAACAATGGTCTTTCCCAGCTTGGACTCCAAGTCAACCTTGTAGTCTCTGTGTCGAAGGAGCTCCCGCTTAACAGGCTGCACTGGTTTTCCTGAAAGAAAGAATGGTCTATGACACCTGGCTGGGGAAGGGAATGCTAGAAACTATTGTTCCTTTTTGATATAAGTATTCTTCTACTAGGAGTGATGATATGAGCTAGTATCTTTGTATATTCATCAATTTACCTTCATTCCCCCTTTTCTCCAGACTCAAATTGCTACGGGGTaactttttaagtctttttttttggcaaggcaatggggttaagtggcttgcccaaggccacacagctaggtaattattaagtgtctgagaccagatttgaacccaagtactcctgactccagggcca
This region includes:
- the ZMAT2 gene encoding zinc finger matrin-type protein 2, with the translated sequence MASGSGTKNLDFRRKWDKDEYEKLAEKRLNEEREKKDGKPVQPVKRELLRHRDYKVDLESKLGKTIVITKTTPQSEMGGYYCNVCDCVVKDSINFLDHINGKKHQRNLGMSMRVERSTLDQVKKRFEVNKKKMEEKQKDYDFEERMKELREEEEKAKAYKKEKQKEKKRRAEEDLTFEEDDEMAAVMGFSGFGSTKKSY